From Halostella salina, one genomic window encodes:
- a CDS encoding signal recognition particle protein Srp54, whose amino-acid sequence MVLDDLGSSLRGTLDKLRGKSRISEEDVEEVVKEIQRSLLQADVDVSLVMDLSDSIKERALEEEPPSGTTAREHVLRIVYEEMVDLVGESTELPLEEQTILLAGLYGSGKTTTAAKMAWWFSKKGLRPAVIQTDTDRPGAYDQAKQMAERAEVDFYGDPDADDPVAIAEEGLEATEDADVRIVDTAGRDGLNEELIDQIEEIEAAANPDRNLLVIDAAMGQSAKDQAQEFEESIGIDGVAITKLDGTAKGGGALAAVNETGSSIAFLGTGEEVKDVERFEPDGFISRLLGMGDLKQLTERVERAMAESREEDDDDWDPEDMLQGQFTLRDMKKQMDAMNRMGPLDQVMDMIPGLGGGVKDQLPDDAMDVTQERMRSFEVIMDSMTEDELENPRKIGQSRTERIARGSGQPEDRVRELLQQHKMMERTIKQFQGMGQGDMDMQRMMKKMQNQGGGGGGGMGGMGGGGDFPF is encoded by the coding sequence ATGGTACTCGACGATCTCGGGAGTTCGCTGCGGGGCACGCTCGACAAGCTCCGCGGGAAGTCCCGAATCAGCGAGGAGGACGTCGAGGAGGTCGTCAAGGAGATCCAGCGCTCGCTCCTGCAGGCCGACGTCGACGTCTCGCTCGTGATGGACCTGTCGGACAGCATCAAGGAGCGCGCCCTGGAGGAGGAACCCCCTTCCGGCACTACCGCCCGGGAGCACGTTCTCCGGATCGTCTACGAGGAGATGGTCGACCTCGTCGGCGAGAGCACCGAACTCCCCCTGGAGGAGCAGACCATCCTGCTCGCCGGCCTGTACGGCTCGGGGAAGACGACAACCGCCGCCAAGATGGCGTGGTGGTTCTCGAAGAAGGGCCTCCGCCCGGCCGTCATCCAGACCGACACCGACCGCCCCGGCGCGTACGACCAGGCCAAGCAGATGGCCGAGCGCGCCGAGGTCGACTTCTACGGCGACCCCGACGCTGACGACCCCGTCGCGATCGCCGAAGAGGGCCTCGAAGCGACCGAGGACGCCGACGTGCGTATCGTCGACACGGCCGGCCGCGACGGGCTCAACGAGGAACTCATCGACCAGATCGAGGAGATCGAGGCCGCCGCGAACCCGGACCGCAACCTGCTCGTCATCGACGCCGCGATGGGACAGAGCGCCAAGGACCAGGCCCAGGAGTTCGAGGAGTCGATCGGCATCGACGGCGTCGCTATCACCAAGTTAGACGGGACGGCGAAGGGTGGCGGCGCGCTCGCGGCGGTCAACGAGACCGGCTCCTCCATCGCCTTCCTCGGCACCGGCGAGGAGGTGAAGGACGTCGAGCGGTTCGAACCCGACGGCTTCATCTCCCGCCTGCTCGGGATGGGCGACCTCAAGCAGCTCACCGAGCGCGTCGAGCGCGCGATGGCCGAGAGCCGCGAGGAGGACGACGACGACTGGGACCCCGAGGACATGCTCCAGGGCCAGTTCACCCTCCGCGACATGAAAAAGCAGATGGACGCGATGAACCGGATGGGACCGCTCGACCAGGTGATGGACATGATCCCCGGCCTCGGCGGCGGCGTCAAGGACCAGCTGCCCGACGACGCGATGGACGTGACCCAGGAGCGCATGCGCTCCTTCGAGGTCATCATGGACTCGATGACCGAGGACGAACTGGAGAACCCCCGGAAGATCGGCCAGAGCCGCACCGAGCGCATCGCCCGCGGCAGCGGCCAGCCCGAGGACCGCGTGCGCGAACTGCTCCAGCAGCACAAGATGATGGAGCGCACCATCAAGCAGTTCCAGGGCATGGGCCAGGGCGACATGGACATGCAGCGCATGATGAAGAAGATGCAGAACCAGGGCGGCGGCGGTGGCGGCGGCATGGGCGGGATGGGCGGCGGCGGGGATTTCCCGTTCTAA
- a CDS encoding translation initiation factor IF-6, with the protein MLRAAFSGSSYVGVFARATDQCLLIRPDTPDALVSDIEDELDVPAVPTTVGGSSTVGALVAGNANGLLVSRQLREIERERIEDAVDVPVTELPSRLNSVGNVVLANDAGAYVHPDLSDEAVDTVADALGVPVERGELAGVRTVGTAAVATNDGVLCHPKTTDGELDFLEDLLDVHADIGTINYGAPLVGSGLVANAHGYVAGDDTTGPELGRIEDALGYID; encoded by the coding sequence TTGCTCCGCGCCGCGTTTTCCGGGTCGTCGTACGTCGGTGTGTTCGCACGCGCGACTGACCAGTGTCTGCTGATCCGCCCCGACACCCCCGACGCCCTCGTGAGCGACATCGAGGACGAACTCGACGTGCCGGCCGTCCCGACGACCGTCGGCGGGTCGAGCACGGTCGGCGCGCTCGTCGCCGGCAACGCGAACGGGCTGCTCGTCAGCCGCCAGCTCCGGGAGATCGAGCGCGAGCGGATCGAGGACGCCGTCGACGTGCCCGTCACGGAGCTGCCCTCCCGGCTCAACTCCGTCGGGAACGTCGTGCTGGCCAACGACGCCGGCGCGTACGTCCATCCGGACCTCTCAGACGAGGCCGTCGACACCGTGGCGGACGCGCTCGGCGTGCCGGTCGAGCGCGGCGAACTCGCCGGCGTCCGCACCGTCGGCACCGCCGCCGTCGCGACGAACGACGGCGTGCTCTGTCACCCGAAAACGACCGACGGCGAACTGGACTTTTTGGAGGACCTGCTCGACGTTCACGCCGACATCGGCACGATCAACTACGGCGCGCCGCTGGTCGGCTCCGGCCTCGTCGCCAACGCCCACGGCTACGTCGCCGGCGACGACACCACCGGTCCCGAACTCGGGCGCATCGAGGACGCGCTCGGCTACATCGACTGA
- a CDS encoding magnesium transporter: MSVREVAVDAYREALPVLAASAVGGLFAGVVLGGMQAELRRVSGLLVLVPALLATRGNVYGALGAKLSSALHQGLIDPTFDPDDERLVAALTAAMANGVFVSLFAAVVAYGTLVVLSRPVASLATLVGIAAIAGLLSGVALTVVVVAAVFVGFRRGLNPDTLVGPVVTTTGDVFGMAMLLVAARTVLALGGG; encoded by the coding sequence ATGAGCGTCCGCGAGGTGGCCGTCGACGCCTACCGGGAGGCGCTGCCGGTGCTCGCCGCGAGCGCGGTCGGGGGGCTGTTCGCGGGGGTCGTTCTCGGCGGGATGCAGGCGGAACTCCGTCGGGTGTCGGGGCTGCTCGTGCTGGTGCCGGCGCTGCTCGCCACCCGCGGCAACGTGTACGGCGCGCTCGGCGCGAAGCTCTCCTCGGCGCTCCACCAGGGTCTGATCGACCCGACGTTCGACCCCGACGACGAGCGGCTGGTCGCCGCCCTCACCGCCGCGATGGCCAACGGCGTCTTCGTGAGCCTCTTCGCCGCGGTCGTCGCCTACGGGACGCTGGTCGTCCTCTCGCGCCCCGTGGCGTCGCTGGCGACGCTCGTCGGGATCGCAGCGATCGCCGGTCTGCTGTCCGGGGTCGCGCTGACCGTCGTCGTCGTCGCCGCGGTGTTCGTCGGCTTCCGCCGGGGGCTGAACCCCGACACGCTGGTCGGGCCCGTCGTCACGACGACCGGCGACGTGTTCGGGATGGCGATGCTGCTGGTCGCCGCCAGAACCGTTCTCGCGCTGGGGGGTGGCTGA
- a CDS encoding response regulator, whose translation MTDDPTVLIVDDEDKLADMYSLWLRREYDVRTANDARDAADALDQSVDVLLLDRRMPGVSGDRLLDELADTRPFSVVLVTAVDPDFDIVDMSFDDYLPKPVQHDDLTAAIEHQLTAQEHGETLRTYFAARAKLGALEARKPAHELDRNDAYADLRSRADGLESTLRGSVPGFDELVAGFTAIDRGT comes from the coding sequence ATGACAGACGATCCGACCGTCCTCATCGTCGACGACGAGGACAAGCTCGCCGATATGTACTCGCTGTGGCTCCGGCGCGAGTACGACGTACGGACCGCAAACGACGCCCGCGACGCGGCGGACGCGCTCGACCAGTCGGTCGACGTGCTGTTGCTTGACCGCCGGATGCCCGGCGTGTCGGGCGACCGCCTGCTCGACGAACTGGCCGACACCAGACCGTTCAGCGTGGTTCTGGTCACCGCCGTCGACCCCGACTTCGACATCGTCGACATGTCGTTCGACGACTACCTGCCGAAACCCGTCCAGCACGACGACCTGACGGCCGCGATCGAACACCAGCTAACCGCACAGGAACACGGCGAGACGCTCCGGACGTACTTCGCCGCCCGCGCGAAACTCGGCGCGCTCGAAGCCCGGAAGCCCGCACACGAACTCGACCGGAACGACGCGTACGCCGACCTGCGGTCGCGGGCCGACGGTCTCGAATCGACCCTCCGTGGCTCCGTGCCCGGGTTCGACGAACTCGTGGCTGGCTTTACGGCCATCGACCGCGGGACGTAG
- a CDS encoding DUF7855 family protein, translating into MLLIVTYSQAARQTLRNVCSSHEGTVVRRFGRAALFEATELGALLALRLREKHGGDVQVERTEPFNEFADAPDAVREAAAAYENRDATSTPYAKFVAGTDHPSPERLREREL; encoded by the coding sequence GTGCTGCTCATCGTCACGTACTCGCAGGCGGCACGGCAGACGTTGCGGAACGTCTGTTCGAGCCACGAGGGAACGGTCGTCCGGCGGTTCGGCCGCGCGGCGCTGTTCGAGGCGACGGAGCTGGGGGCGCTGCTCGCGCTCCGACTCCGCGAGAAACACGGCGGGGACGTGCAGGTAGAGCGGACGGAGCCGTTCAACGAGTTCGCCGACGCGCCGGACGCCGTCCGGGAAGCGGCGGCCGCATACGAGAACCGGGACGCCACAAGCACGCCGTACGCCAAGTTCGTGGCGGGCACCGACCACCCGTCGCCGGAACGCCTGCGGGAGCGGGAGCTGTGA
- the ftsY gene encoding signal recognition particle-docking protein FtsY, which translates to MFDSLKDKLGSFRDDVEETAEEKAEDADAEPADDADAETDGVTADEADTAERPESEAAVADAESPETATATGAEPADERGVADDPAVDDEAAGSEAGAGDADADSDAADDDGGTGFARKAKAAATGKFVIEEEDLEDPLWELEMALLESDVEMSVAEEILDTLREELVGETRGFTQSTGSVVEDALREALLEVISVGQFDFDERVAAADKPLVIIFTGVNGVGKTTTIAKLSRYLEQRGYSSVLANGDTYRAGANEQIQKHADALDRKLISHQQGGDPAAVIYDAVEYAEANDVDVVLGDTAGRLHTDEGLMDQLEKIGRVVGPDMTLFVDEAVAGQDAVQRAKQFDEAATIDGSVLTKADADPQGGAAISIAHVTGKPILFLGTGQEYDDIERFDPDEMVERLLG; encoded by the coding sequence ATGTTCGACAGCCTGAAGGACAAGCTCGGCAGCTTCCGCGACGACGTCGAGGAAACCGCCGAGGAGAAAGCCGAGGACGCCGACGCGGAGCCGGCCGACGACGCTGACGCCGAGACGGACGGCGTCACCGCCGACGAGGCCGACACCGCCGAGCGCCCCGAGAGCGAGGCCGCGGTGGCCGACGCCGAGTCGCCCGAGACGGCGACGGCAACCGGCGCGGAGCCGGCCGACGAGCGGGGCGTCGCGGACGACCCGGCGGTCGACGACGAGGCCGCCGGCTCCGAAGCCGGGGCTGGCGACGCGGACGCCGACTCCGACGCTGCCGACGACGACGGCGGTACCGGTTTCGCGCGCAAGGCGAAGGCGGCCGCCACCGGGAAGTTCGTCATCGAGGAGGAGGACCTGGAGGACCCTCTCTGGGAGCTGGAGATGGCGCTGCTGGAGAGCGACGTGGAGATGAGCGTCGCCGAGGAGATACTCGACACGCTCCGCGAGGAACTCGTCGGCGAAACCCGCGGGTTCACCCAGAGCACCGGCTCCGTCGTCGAGGACGCGCTGCGCGAGGCGCTGCTGGAGGTCATCAGCGTCGGCCAGTTCGACTTCGACGAGCGGGTCGCCGCGGCGGACAAGCCGCTCGTCATCATCTTCACCGGCGTCAACGGCGTCGGGAAGACCACCACGATAGCGAAGCTCTCCCGCTACCTCGAACAGCGGGGCTACTCCTCCGTGCTGGCGAACGGCGACACGTACCGCGCCGGCGCGAACGAGCAGATCCAGAAACACGCCGACGCGTTAGACCGGAAGCTCATCTCCCATCAGCAGGGCGGCGACCCTGCCGCGGTCATCTACGACGCCGTCGAGTACGCCGAGGCCAACGACGTGGACGTGGTGCTGGGCGACACGGCCGGCCGCCTCCACACCGACGAGGGGCTGATGGACCAGCTGGAGAAGATCGGTCGGGTCGTCGGACCGGACATGACGCTGTTCGTCGACGAGGCCGTCGCCGGGCAGGACGCGGTCCAGCGCGCCAAGCAGTTCGACGAGGCGGCGACCATCGACGGGTCGGTTCTCACGAAGGCCGACGCCGACCCGCAGGGCGGCGCGGCGATCTCGATCGCCCACGTCACGGGCAAGCCGATCCTCTTTCTGGGGACCGGGCAGGAGTACGACGACATCGAGCGGTTCGACCCCGACGAGATGGTCGAACGCCTGCTTGGGTAA
- a CDS encoding nucleoside recognition protein: MQWIVDLLVGTVLPRVAGITLFIALGVGLANLAVEFGAVRYIAGLAAPLTGPANLPREVGTAILTTTASTTAGYGMLAEFRESGTLDDRATLVAVTINTFFGFVQHIFTFYAPVLIPILGLEVGLLYVGTRAAVALGITVVGVLAGAVLLSEENVDPVALPDDVEGPDPDESTLGEKFRGAATATKEKVVDIVPRLLVIYFLVSVLVARVDLREATAVAEPLTDMVGLPGAAVPVIAVFAFDTTSGAIAIAPLLGDPFTPREAVAAMLVGGIVSFAVSTFKRSIPFQYGIWGAEFGSKVIAVNTALKVVFIAAALAVLLAPP; encoded by the coding sequence GTGCAGTGGATCGTCGACCTGCTCGTCGGGACGGTCCTCCCCCGGGTCGCAGGGATCACCCTCTTCATCGCCCTCGGGGTCGGGCTGGCCAACCTCGCCGTCGAGTTCGGAGCCGTGCGGTACATCGCCGGCCTCGCCGCGCCGCTGACCGGCCCGGCGAACCTCCCGCGGGAGGTGGGTACTGCGATCCTCACGACGACCGCCTCCACGACCGCCGGCTACGGCATGCTCGCGGAGTTCCGCGAGTCGGGCACGCTCGACGACCGCGCGACGCTGGTCGCCGTGACGATAAACACCTTCTTCGGCTTCGTCCAGCACATCTTCACGTTCTACGCGCCGGTGTTGATCCCGATCCTCGGGCTGGAAGTCGGCCTGCTGTACGTCGGCACCCGCGCCGCGGTCGCGCTCGGGATCACCGTCGTCGGCGTGCTCGCCGGCGCCGTCCTGCTCTCCGAGGAGAACGTCGACCCCGTCGCCCTGCCCGATGACGTGGAGGGGCCGGACCCCGACGAGAGCACGCTCGGCGAGAAGTTCCGCGGGGCGGCGACGGCGACGAAGGAGAAGGTCGTGGACATCGTTCCACGCCTGCTCGTCATCTACTTCCTCGTCAGCGTGCTCGTCGCCCGGGTCGATCTACGGGAGGCGACCGCTGTCGCCGAACCGTTGACCGACATGGTCGGCCTCCCCGGGGCGGCCGTCCCCGTGATCGCGGTCTTCGCGTTCGACACGACGAGCGGAGCCATCGCCATCGCCCCGCTGCTTGGCGACCCGTTCACGCCCCGGGAGGCCGTGGCGGCGATGCTCGTCGGCGGGATCGTCTCCTTCGCCGTCTCGACGTTCAAGCGGTCGATCCCGTTCCAGTACGGGATCTGGGGCGCGGAGTTCGGCTCGAAGGTGATCGCCGTCAACACCGCGCTGAAGGTCGTCTTCATCGCGGCGGCGCTCGCGGTGTTGCTGGCCCCGCCGTGA
- the surE gene encoding 5'/3'-nucleotidase SurE codes for MTDILLTNDDGIDGDGLAVLREELQSVGDVTVVAPADNQSGVGRKRTSAATRVDHEFGYALAGTPADCVAYGLRGLDREFDLVVSGCNHGPNMGAYVLGRSGTVGAAMEAAFLGTPAVAVSAYHNVEFFPHPPADYDFDEPARVARELIERSLDASVFESVDLLNVNAPIGATDPRIRVTHPDDDFDVLVDHDADAPDDVTVDDGERYVELRDKFWPHTVGYENPLPNVDEVRDRYDEGSDRRAIVDGEVSVSPLSAPRTATHHEKLDAIVETLNAR; via the coding sequence GTGACCGATATCCTCCTGACGAACGACGACGGCATCGACGGCGACGGGCTGGCGGTCCTCCGCGAGGAGTTACAGTCCGTCGGCGACGTGACGGTCGTCGCGCCCGCCGACAACCAGTCCGGGGTCGGGCGCAAGCGCACGTCGGCGGCCACGCGAGTCGACCACGAGTTCGGCTACGCGCTCGCCGGCACCCCCGCGGACTGCGTCGCCTACGGCCTGCGCGGCCTCGACCGCGAGTTCGACCTCGTCGTCTCTGGCTGCAACCACGGGCCGAACATGGGCGCGTACGTGCTCGGCCGGTCGGGCACCGTCGGCGCGGCGATGGAGGCCGCGTTCCTCGGCACGCCCGCCGTCGCCGTCTCGGCGTACCACAACGTCGAGTTCTTCCCGCATCCGCCCGCCGACTACGACTTCGACGAACCCGCCCGCGTCGCCCGCGAACTGATCGAGCGCTCGCTGGACGCGAGCGTGTTCGAGTCGGTCGACCTGCTCAACGTCAACGCGCCCATCGGCGCGACCGACCCCCGGATCCGCGTCACGCACCCCGACGACGACTTCGACGTGCTGGTCGACCACGACGCCGACGCGCCCGACGACGTGACGGTCGACGACGGCGAGCGCTACGTCGAACTCCGCGACAAGTTCTGGCCCCACACCGTCGGCTACGAGAACCCCCTGCCGAACGTCGACGAGGTCCGGGACCGCTACGACGAGGGCTCGGACCGCCGCGCCATCGTCGACGGCGAGGTGAGCGTCTCGCCGCTGTCCGCGCCGCGAACCGCGACGCACCACGAGAAACTCGACGCCATCGTCGAGACGCTGAACGCGCGGTAG
- a CDS encoding magnesium transporter, whose translation MAGDRSGTWTVRGIARAMLPLLAVLTVVEVGSGLVLDTFENQLLRYPALLVLVPVTIGTAGNLGSILAARLSTAFHLGTLSFAPDDDRLLGNAVATVALALTTFPAVGASAWAVTSLSGGAALGVGTVVLVATVSGAVLAVLAVAVTLVATYAAYRLRLDPDDVVIPAVTNVCDVLGVLVLFGAVRVLV comes from the coding sequence ATGGCGGGGGACCGGAGCGGGACGTGGACGGTCAGGGGGATCGCCAGGGCGATGCTTCCCCTGCTGGCGGTCCTGACGGTCGTCGAGGTGGGCAGCGGGCTCGTCCTCGACACGTTCGAAAACCAGCTACTGCGCTACCCTGCCCTGCTCGTGCTGGTGCCGGTCACCATCGGCACCGCGGGCAACCTCGGCAGCATCCTCGCGGCGCGGCTCTCGACGGCGTTTCACCTCGGCACGCTCTCGTTTGCGCCCGACGACGACCGCCTGCTGGGGAACGCGGTCGCCACGGTCGCCCTCGCGCTGACGACGTTCCCGGCAGTCGGGGCGAGCGCGTGGGCCGTCACCTCCCTTTCCGGCGGCGCGGCGCTCGGCGTCGGCACGGTCGTCCTCGTGGCGACGGTCTCGGGCGCGGTGCTCGCCGTCCTCGCGGTCGCCGTCACGCTGGTCGCCACCTACGCCGCCTACCGGCTCCGGCTCGACCCGGACGACGTGGTGATCCCGGCCGTGACCAACGTCTGTGACGTGCTCGGCGTGCTCGTCCTCTTCGGGGCCGTCCGCGTGCTGGTCTGA
- a CDS encoding DUF7857 domain-containing protein produces MVEVESRTRREDGVTLVAAVVRNGTDVRRRVRLENALDGPTLPPRRHGVPADGWDGDAVTVTLEPGEREGVGFASHTAPESPAIRVVEDVRVTPEGVGNGVDSDPTPDDAAALVRRLGDPAPPRDAVPAANAPSAERDRDGPEPDVPPPVAEWFATVESRVRTVEACAGAETLAEATAVVDDAGGLGAVERAVEEAADDAATLRAVERRAAALADRAEGSAEATDLAPLRTLS; encoded by the coding sequence ATGGTCGAGGTCGAGAGTCGGACGCGGCGCGAGGACGGCGTGACGCTCGTCGCGGCGGTCGTCCGGAACGGGACGGACGTGCGCCGGCGGGTGCGTCTGGAGAACGCGCTCGACGGGCCGACGCTACCGCCACGCAGACACGGCGTCCCCGCCGACGGCTGGGACGGCGACGCGGTCACGGTGACGCTCGAACCGGGCGAGCGCGAGGGCGTCGGCTTCGCCAGCCACACAGCCCCGGAGTCGCCGGCGATTCGGGTCGTCGAGGATGTGCGGGTGACGCCCGAGGGCGTGGGGAACGGTGTGGACAGCGATCCCACTCCGGACGACGCGGCCGCACTGGTCCGGCGGCTCGGAGACCCCGCGCCGCCGCGGGACGCGGTGCCGGCCGCGAACGCGCCGTCGGCCGAACGCGACCGCGACGGCCCCGAACCGGACGTGCCGCCGCCGGTCGCGGAGTGGTTCGCAACCGTCGAGTCGCGGGTCCGCACCGTCGAGGCCTGCGCCGGGGCCGAGACGCTCGCCGAGGCGACGGCGGTGGTCGACGACGCCGGGGGACTCGGGGCTGTCGAGCGCGCGGTCGAGGAAGCCGCGGACGACGCCGCGACGCTCCGGGCAGTCGAGCGGCGCGCGGCGGCGCTGGCCGACCGTGCCGAGGGGAGCGCCGAGGCGACCGACCTCGCGCCGCTCCGGACGCTGTCGTGA
- the rpl18a gene encoding 50S ribosomal protein L18Ae produces the protein MSEFTVSGRFQSRDGWDRFEKTVDAENGNVAEEYVYSRLGSHHGLKRTQIDVSEVEAQ, from the coding sequence ATGAGCGAGTTTACTGTCAGCGGTCGATTCCAGAGCCGAGACGGCTGGGACCGGTTCGAAAAGACGGTCGACGCCGAGAACGGGAACGTCGCCGAGGAGTACGTCTACTCCCGGCTCGGTAGCCACCACGGGCTCAAGCGCACGCAGATCGACGTTTCGGAGGTCGAGGCACAATGA
- a CDS encoding MinD/ParA family ATP-binding protein, with product MILAVAGGKGGVGKSTVALNLGAELDAVVVDADLGMADLPDSTGPDLHDVLVDRADPVEAVREGGPVDLLPCGRTLAGARAADPTALVDAVTAVADAYGSVVVDCPAGMAADAGLPLFAADRSVLVARPDEFAVRDLVRTRELARELDAGVAHVALNMSGSSPPTGRVERALGAPATAVPESEAVRRAQRAGVPVSEVAPGSTAAERLRGVADAVTAGPATPRAPPR from the coding sequence GTGATCCTCGCCGTCGCGGGCGGGAAAGGCGGCGTCGGGAAGTCGACCGTTGCGCTCAACCTCGGAGCGGAACTGGACGCGGTCGTCGTCGACGCCGACCTCGGGATGGCGGACCTGCCCGATTCGACGGGACCGGACCTCCACGACGTGCTCGTGGACCGGGCCGACCCCGTCGAGGCGGTTCGGGAAGGCGGCCCGGTTGACCTGCTCCCCTGTGGACGGACGCTCGCCGGAGCCCGGGCCGCCGACCCGACGGCGCTGGTCGACGCGGTGACGGCCGTCGCCGACGCCTACGGGTCCGTCGTGGTCGACTGCCCCGCCGGGATGGCGGCCGACGCCGGCCTGCCGCTGTTCGCCGCCGACCGGTCGGTGCTGGTCGCCCGTCCGGACGAGTTCGCCGTCAGGGACCTGGTCCGGACGCGGGAACTCGCCCGCGAACTCGACGCCGGCGTCGCCCACGTGGCGCTGAACATGTCCGGGTCGTCGCCGCCGACCGGCCGCGTGGAGCGGGCGCTCGGCGCGCCGGCGACGGCAGTCCCGGAGTCCGAGGCCGTCAGGCGGGCACAGCGCGCTGGCGTCCCGGTGAGTGAGGTTGCTCCGGGGAGCACGGCCGCCGAGCGCCTCCGCGGGGTCGCCGACGCGGTCACGGCGGGGCCAGCAACACCGCGAGCGCCGCCGCGATGA
- a CDS encoding DUF7856 family protein: protein MRVELDDGVRDGRAVDLRDSDFSPATVDRAVGDADWIDCADPGPVHERVSPVVAGSTVAVRAALAAAARSRGLASPVDDELAEARAELANLNPPSVDCETARRRVAEAGEREAALAERVSELRGRVEALETAAAEGDADAVDDERTAAIRELSEVRTERIAAEQALRSARETARAARDARDRRLRLEDRVANRRRTAREHLAAALASEFADAVDAVPGEGRVTDPPAGFEGDPVTAALAVVRVAAVDAPVVLACDRFERPSAAAERLGAPVVRV, encoded by the coding sequence GTGAGGGTCGAACTGGACGACGGCGTCCGCGACGGGCGAGCGGTCGACCTCCGGGACAGCGACTTCTCGCCCGCGACGGTCGACCGCGCGGTCGGGGATGCCGACTGGATCGACTGTGCCGACCCCGGACCGGTACACGAGCGAGTCTCGCCGGTCGTCGCCGGATCGACGGTGGCTGTCCGAGCGGCGCTGGCCGCCGCCGCGCGCTCGCGGGGGCTGGCGAGTCCGGTCGACGACGAACTCGCCGAGGCGCGGGCGGAACTGGCGAACCTCAACCCGCCGTCCGTCGACTGCGAGACCGCGCGCCGACGCGTCGCGGAGGCGGGCGAGCGCGAGGCGGCCCTCGCGGAGCGCGTCAGCGAACTCCGCGGGCGCGTCGAGGCGCTGGAAACGGCCGCGGCCGAGGGTGACGCCGACGCGGTGGACGACGAGCGCACCGCGGCGATACGCGAACTGTCGGAGGTCCGGACCGAACGCATCGCCGCCGAGCAGGCGCTCCGGAGCGCCCGCGAGACCGCCCGGGCGGCCCGCGACGCCCGGGACCGCCGCCTCCGGCTGGAGGACAGGGTGGCGAACCGCCGGCGGACCGCACGGGAACACCTTGCGGCCGCCCTCGCGAGCGAGTTCGCGGACGCCGTCGACGCGGTGCCGGGCGAGGGCCGGGTGACCGACCCGCCGGCCGGCTTCGAGGGCGACCCCGTGACCGCGGCGCTCGCCGTCGTCCGCGTCGCGGCGGTCGACGCGCCGGTCGTCCTCGCCTGTGACCGCTTCGAACGCCCGAGCGCTGCAGCCGAACGCCTCGGCGCACCCGTCGTGAGGGTTTAA
- the pfdA gene encoding prefoldin subunit alpha, with product MGGGQQELQQISQEIQEIQEEVETLEEEVEELQTEKSEIDEAIEAIETLETGSTVQVPLGGDAYLRAEVQDIDEVIVGLGGGYAAEREQDDAVETLENKKEHVDERIDDVNSEIAELEAESEELEQQAQQMQQQQMQQQMQQMQGEDDDE from the coding sequence ATGGGCGGTGGCCAGCAGGAGCTCCAGCAGATCTCCCAGGAGATCCAGGAGATCCAGGAGGAGGTCGAGACGCTCGAAGAGGAGGTCGAGGAGCTACAGACCGAGAAGTCGGAGATCGACGAGGCCATCGAGGCCATCGAGACGCTCGAGACCGGCTCGACGGTGCAGGTACCGCTGGGCGGCGACGCCTACCTCCGCGCGGAAGTGCAGGACATCGACGAGGTCATCGTCGGGCTGGGCGGTGGCTACGCCGCGGAGCGCGAGCAGGACGACGCCGTCGAGACGCTTGAGAACAAGAAAGAGCACGTCGACGAGCGCATCGACGACGTGAACTCGGAGATCGCCGAGCTGGAGGCCGAGAGCGAGGAGCTGGAGCAGCAGGCCCAGCAGATGCAGCAACAGCAGATGCAACAGCAGATGCAGCAGATGCAGGGCGAGGACGACGACGAGTAA